The following are encoded in a window of Armatimonadota bacterium genomic DNA:
- a CDS encoding glycosyl hydrolase, giving the protein MNSEELNNSSKLITSPVPFWFLNGYMEEWHVAREFEMMHEKGINEVIVHPRYGLQCEYLSDEWFDLFGSCLREAKKRDMHVWIYDEFNWPSGTAGMTVQKHDPNYQSKYLHVDAKPLSEIDLDTFEPGKYMVAANIEGGNVTKTRLLTDIDGIKALTGDWTIFNCTLKYDRFYVDTLSYAAVDYFKKITYEEYFKRFGDEFGKTIRAVFTDEPSIYWVSVGYDDWNLPYTEDYFESFESRFGYSPAPMIPYLFYPGREGTAFRADYWDHAGFLFNQRYHANLGKWCREHGVIYTGHNNNEEPLRYQIRFQGNMFDTMRNEDIPGVDHLTKQTLGNWYISIIGHKICSSEAHISGKARCMSESFGIMDWDTTFTNLKRVTDWQYALGINLMIPHAIFHTISSTCKRESPPSFFYQSPHWDDFDYFTDYLHNMEKMLCGGRHICKVAVMYPLSGLWSSYQTDAATSGFTQIDNFLNSLCLELIKNQIDFDLLDFKAITNADIENGRMKLADEEYMGLIVPSSPYMRPEEATLLRKIAASGVSTTFFHTAMEPLPQNLPNGMGSASFVRSEELVSYVEILRKQLNDDIQITGGGSDDIMAYRREKDGRKITFLLNRSEKHRKVMAMLKDYPDAAIFDQETCEYTKIEGKRVGTKTQVELRFQPNQSYFIVSNVPDAQDKPSLSKEPTPMEIKDLRVEVPFNVASVYHFVYQGARSDIAPQQNEPRDIDVRTDPRYIPANWVAEPPVFEQFAGTYEAKIEINCKTDGIEMIVDKDFADCEVCVNDSHVEFAECCHDGNDRFLTDFMDICADVGSLLRKGENHLRVVSPTKLSEPLRLVGNFKVHLAGKDIVLNPPGELNPFRIEMDYPFYSGTVTYKAAFDLAKEYPSLVLNLHDVRDSAAVRVNGQLVGKRLWEPYTIDIAKFAHIGSNTLEIEVRNNMANLIQGNPRALGLQHMPDLSGYE; this is encoded by the coding sequence TTGAATTCTGAAGAACTTAACAATAGCAGTAAATTAATAACCTCGCCTGTGCCGTTCTGGTTCCTAAACGGCTATATGGAGGAATGGCATGTGGCGCGGGAATTCGAGATGATGCATGAGAAGGGCATCAACGAGGTTATCGTGCACCCGCGTTACGGCCTGCAGTGCGAATATCTATCAGATGAGTGGTTCGACCTCTTCGGATCGTGCCTGCGAGAAGCCAAAAAGCGCGATATGCACGTTTGGATATATGACGAGTTCAACTGGCCGAGCGGAACCGCCGGGATGACCGTCCAGAAACACGATCCAAACTATCAGAGCAAGTATCTGCACGTCGACGCGAAACCCCTGAGTGAGATCGATTTGGATACTTTCGAGCCGGGCAAGTATATGGTCGCGGCAAACATAGAGGGCGGCAATGTGACCAAGACCCGCCTGCTGACCGATATAGACGGCATCAAGGCGCTCACTGGCGACTGGACGATATTCAACTGCACGCTCAAATACGACAGGTTCTATGTGGACACGCTCTCTTACGCAGCGGTCGACTACTTCAAGAAAATCACCTACGAAGAGTATTTTAAGCGATTCGGCGACGAGTTCGGCAAAACTATCCGCGCGGTCTTTACGGACGAGCCGTCAATATACTGGGTCAGCGTGGGCTATGACGACTGGAACCTGCCTTATACTGAAGATTACTTCGAGAGTTTTGAATCAAGGTTCGGCTACAGCCCTGCCCCGATGATCCCGTATCTCTTCTACCCCGGGCGCGAAGGAACCGCGTTCAGGGCGGATTACTGGGACCATGCGGGCTTTTTGTTTAATCAGAGGTATCATGCCAATCTTGGTAAGTGGTGCCGCGAGCATGGGGTGATCTATACCGGCCACAACAACAATGAAGAGCCTCTGCGCTATCAGATACGCTTCCAGGGCAATATGTTCGATACTATGCGCAATGAGGATATACCGGGTGTCGACCATCTCACGAAACAGACCCTGGGCAACTGGTACATCTCGATCATAGGCCACAAGATATGCTCGTCGGAGGCTCATATATCAGGCAAGGCGCGGTGCATGAGCGAGAGCTTCGGAATTATGGACTGGGACACCACCTTCACCAACCTGAAGCGTGTCACCGACTGGCAGTACGCGCTCGGCATAAACCTGATGATCCCGCATGCGATCTTTCATACGATATCGAGCACATGCAAGCGGGAATCGCCGCCGAGCTTTTTCTATCAGTCCCCTCACTGGGACGACTTCGATTACTTTACTGACTATCTGCACAACATGGAGAAGATGCTCTGCGGCGGCAGGCATATATGCAAAGTGGCGGTAATGTATCCGCTGAGCGGATTGTGGTCCAGCTACCAGACAGACGCCGCTACGTCCGGTTTCACGCAGATAGACAACTTTCTGAACTCGCTGTGCCTTGAGCTGATCAAGAACCAGATCGACTTCGACCTGCTCGACTTTAAGGCGATCACAAATGCCGACATCGAAAACGGCAGGATGAAGCTGGCTGATGAAGAGTATATGGGGCTGATCGTGCCGTCCTCGCCCTATATGCGCCCGGAAGAGGCCACACTGCTAAGAAAAATTGCTGCCTCGGGTGTGAGCACAACTTTCTTCCACACTGCGATGGAGCCGCTGCCTCAGAACCTGCCCAACGGCATGGGGAGCGCGAGTTTTGTGCGGTCGGAAGAGCTGGTCTCGTATGTTGAAATCCTGCGCAAGCAGCTCAACGACGATATACAGATAACCGGCGGCGGATCGGACGATATTATGGCCTATCGTAGAGAGAAGGACGGCCGCAAGATCACATTCCTGCTCAACAGGTCCGAAAAGCACCGCAAAGTGATGGCTATGCTCAAGGATTACCCAGACGCCGCAATATTTGACCAGGAGACCTGCGAATATACAAAGATCGAGGGTAAAAGAGTGGGAACAAAGACTCAGGTCGAACTGCGGTTCCAACCGAACCAGTCTTATTTCATAGTCAGCAATGTGCCTGATGCACAGGATAAGCCCAGTCTCTCAAAGGAACCGACACCCATGGAGATAAAGGATCTACGTGTTGAGGTACCGTTTAACGTGGCCTCTGTCTATCATTTCGTTTATCAAGGGGCGCGATCAGATATCGCGCCCCAACAAAATGAGCCAAGGGATATAGATGTGAGGACCGACCCGAGGTATATACCCGCGAACTGGGTTGCCGAGCCGCCTGTCTTTGAACAATTTGCCGGAACGTATGAAGCAAAGATCGAGATAAACTGCAAGACCGATGGTATCGAGATGATTGTGGATAAAGACTTCGCAGACTGTGAGGTGTGTGTCAACGACTCGCATGTTGAGTTTGCCGAATGCTGCCACGATGGCAATGACAGATTCCTGACAGACTTCATGGACATTTGCGCAGATGTGGGAAGCCTTCTCCGCAAGGGTGAGAATCATCTTAGAGTTGTCTCACCGACTAAACTCAGTGAGCCTTTGAGGCTCGTCGGCAATTTCAAGGTACATCTCGCAGGAAAAGATATCGTTCTCAACCCGCCGGGTGAATTGAACCCGTTCAGGATTGAAATGGACTATCCGTTCTACTCGGGCACTGTCACATATAAAGCGGCATTTGATCTCGCGAAAGAATATCCGTCACTGGTATTGAACCTGCATGACGTGCGAGATTCAGCGGCAGTGCGGGTCAACGGCCAATTGGTCGGCAAGAGGCTTTGGGAGCCGTATACGATAGATATCGCGAAGTTTGCGCATATCGGCTCAAACACGCTGGAGATTGAGGTCAGGAACAACATGGCGAACCTGATACAGGGGAACCCGCGCGCTCTTGGTCTGCAGCATATGCCGGACCTCTCGGGGTATGAATAG
- a CDS encoding aldose 1-epimerase family protein, whose product MPILWGRKYTKQELIDRVGDISQIGGARKIVLDDGPHKGVEAVEFRTGSGLSFMVAPGRGMDITIAEHNGRPLAWRSAAGEVTPALFEEPGFGWLRSFPGGLVATCGLTYAGAPCEDMGESLGLHGRVGNTPASNVYVDGEWYGDEYKMWAMGKVRQSRLFGENIVLKRKVSALMGENKLSIHDIVTNEGPRRVPHMFLYHINGGFPAVDEGSLFISPTLHSTPRDTDAEVDKEHYYRADAPTAEFAERCYYHEMAADSDGWVQAALVNKNMPAGEQFGFYVRYNKNELPFFTQWKMNGTREYVVGMEPANCLVEGRAKERERGTLQFLKPGETREYHIEIGALANADEVAEFEESVARIKAQQVVN is encoded by the coding sequence ATGCCTATACTTTGGGGAAGGAAGTACACTAAACAGGAACTGATCGATAGAGTCGGAGACATATCCCAGATCGGCGGAGCGAGAAAGATCGTGCTCGATGATGGCCCGCACAAGGGCGTCGAGGCGGTCGAGTTTCGCACGGGCAGTGGGCTGAGCTTTATGGTCGCGCCGGGCAGAGGGATGGATATTACGATAGCTGAGCATAACGGCAGGCCGTTGGCATGGCGGTCGGCTGCGGGAGAAGTCACTCCTGCGCTTTTCGAAGAGCCCGGTTTTGGCTGGCTCAGATCGTTTCCCGGTGGACTTGTCGCTACATGCGGGCTGACATATGCGGGCGCGCCCTGCGAGGACATGGGCGAAAGCCTTGGTCTTCACGGGCGGGTAGGCAACACCCCCGCCTCGAACGTATATGTGGACGGCGAGTGGTACGGCGATGAATATAAGATGTGGGCTATGGGCAAAGTACGCCAGTCGCGACTGTTCGGCGAGAACATAGTTCTCAAGCGCAAAGTCTCGGCGCTGATGGGTGAAAACAAACTGTCCATTCATGATATAGTAACCAATGAAGGCCCTCGCAGAGTCCCGCATATGTTCCTGTATCACATCAATGGCGGATTCCCGGCAGTCGATGAGGGTTCGCTGTTTATTTCTCCCACGCTGCACTCGACACCTCGCGATACCGACGCGGAGGTCGACAAAGAGCATTATTATCGTGCTGACGCTCCGACGGCTGAATTTGCCGAACGATGTTATTATCACGAAATGGCTGCCGACTCAGACGGTTGGGTGCAGGCCGCGCTGGTCAACAAGAATATGCCCGCAGGCGAGCAGTTTGGGTTCTATGTGCGGTATAACAAGAACGAACTGCCGTTTTTCACCCAATGGAAGATGAACGGGACGCGGGAATATGTCGTCGGGATGGAACCGGCGAACTGTCTGGTGGAAGGACGAGCAAAGGAGCGCGAGCGCGGAACGCTGCAGTTTTTGAAGCCGGGCGAGACACGCGAATATCACATAGAAATAGGCGCGCTTGCAAATGCGGACGAAGTGGCTGAGTTTGAAGAGAGCGTCGCGCGGATAAAGGCTCAACAAGTGGTGAATTGA
- the hisI gene encoding phosphoribosyl-AMP cyclohydrolase, whose product MDDFLDSLRYDANGLVPAVVQDCENGDVLMVGYMNRDAVKATLTTGRTTFWSRSRQKFWIKGETSGNIQAVKSVYVDCDKDCLLVKVDQKGAACHEGYRSCFFRKADSDGSEEIISEKLMESY is encoded by the coding sequence ATGGATGACTTTTTAGATAGCTTGCGATATGACGCAAACGGTCTGGTTCCTGCTGTGGTGCAGGACTGCGAAAACGGCGATGTACTTATGGTCGGTTATATGAACCGCGATGCGGTGAAGGCCACACTTACTACGGGCAGGACCACGTTCTGGAGCCGGTCCAGGCAGAAGTTCTGGATAAAAGGTGAGACATCAGGCAATATCCAAGCAGTTAAGAGTGTCTATGTCGACTGCGACAAGGACTGCCTGCTCGTCAAGGTCGATCAGAAGGGCGCGGCATGCCATGAGGGTTATAGAAGCTGCTTCTTCAGAAAAGCAGATTCGGATGGCAGTGAAGAAATAATCAGCGAAAAACTGATGGAGTCGTATTAG
- the rlmN gene encoding 23S rRNA (adenine(2503)-C(2))-methyltransferase RlmN: MELFGLNRAELESYCKQLGHSTFRGRQIADWLYKKGVRHFDEMTNLPAALREQLAGSCTIYRSQILRRSKSPDGTTKFLLKLSDEETIETVLLPYVDRLSVCVSSQVGCSAGCRFCATAMCGLVRNLTAGEIVDQVLTLQEQAGSRVTHVVFMGMGEPLMNMPNVLKAVHLLNDEIGISMRRLTISTVGITPAIRKLAEMDLQLTLAISLHAPDDEIRQSLIPLANKFPLQDLIKACKDYADRTSRRVTFEYLLISGINDGPAHAAKLAALLKGMLCHVNLIPYNEVPGKPYKKPSKKSIAAFRDILDNNGIDVTQRLERGHSVSAACGQLRRSTS; encoded by the coding sequence ATGGAACTATTTGGACTTAACAGAGCCGAGCTGGAGTCATACTGCAAACAGCTCGGCCATTCTACTTTCAGGGGCAGGCAGATAGCGGACTGGCTCTATAAAAAGGGCGTCCGCCATTTTGACGAGATGACCAACCTGCCCGCCGCCCTGCGTGAGCAATTGGCAGGCTCCTGCACGATCTATCGTTCTCAGATTCTGCGCCGGTCAAAGTCACCTGACGGCACCACGAAATTCCTGCTCAAGCTCTCCGATGAAGAGACAATAGAAACGGTCCTCCTGCCCTATGTGGACCGGCTGAGCGTATGCGTGTCGAGTCAAGTCGGGTGCTCGGCAGGATGCAGGTTCTGCGCTACGGCTATGTGCGGCCTTGTCCGCAATCTTACGGCGGGTGAGATAGTCGACCAGGTGCTCACCCTGCAGGAGCAGGCCGGGTCCAGAGTGACGCATGTCGTCTTCATGGGCATGGGCGAGCCGCTCATGAATATGCCAAATGTGCTCAAGGCTGTTCATTTGCTTAACGATGAAATAGGGATATCCATGCGCAGGCTCACTATATCCACTGTCGGCATCACACCTGCCATCAGGAAACTCGCCGAAATGGACCTTCAGCTCACTCTTGCAATCTCACTGCATGCTCCCGACGATGAGATAAGACAGAGTCTGATCCCTCTGGCTAACAAATTTCCACTGCAGGATCTGATCAAAGCATGCAAGGATTATGCTGACCGCACCAGCCGCAGGGTTACGTTCGAATATCTATTGATATCCGGCATAAATGACGGCCCCGCGCACGCCGCAAAACTGGCGGCTCTGCTCAAGGGGATGCTCTGCCATGTAAACCTGATTCCATATAACGAAGTCCCCGGCAAGCCATATAAAAAGCCCTCAAAGAAATCGATTGCCGCGTTTCGCGATATTCTCGACAATAATGGCATTGACGTCACACAGCGCTTGGAGCGAGGACATTCGGTGTCCGCCGCCTGCGGTCAACTCCGTCGCTCCACGTCCTAA
- a CDS encoding tetratricopeptide repeat protein has translation MRAISVFVMIAIVATAAFAFSAANNVSYPYHSERFTRFVNESYSVNCAKGTTDFYTWMEKAYKSSNRAYPGKEKLGLESLMYAKRLDFDRIKNANIKTTAQINFASWLHRTIKTIIPRFSLDRGFEFCNVVRYGERQCFLQSVLIAGLLQRAGVNAGVVMVYKNIRGEQTNNGHAVVLVKLPDKKDIIVDASEPEPFARQRGLFVRTMDYRYVDPVYEDKSDKIRCFKPSSGSGKIETARVKTLDTAFLDSQFWYYRGERANGGLLASKKTHEGLEKSARCFETSMKRCPQNPLTVYMLGRVYLDQGRTALARQTLYRAKSLYMRFGWVPEGLRVFLAKARG, from the coding sequence ATGAGAGCAATATCAGTTTTTGTAATGATCGCGATAGTTGCAACTGCCGCATTCGCGTTCAGCGCTGCAAATAACGTTTCCTATCCATATCACTCTGAGCGTTTTACACGGTTTGTCAATGAGTCATACAGTGTAAATTGTGCAAAGGGCACCACCGACTTTTACACTTGGATGGAAAAAGCTTACAAGTCGTCGAACCGCGCCTATCCGGGTAAAGAGAAACTCGGCCTTGAAAGCCTTATGTATGCAAAGCGGCTTGATTTTGATCGCATTAAGAATGCTAACATAAAGACAACTGCACAGATCAACTTCGCCTCCTGGCTGCACCGGACAATCAAGACAATAATCCCCAGGTTCAGCCTGGATCGCGGTTTCGAGTTCTGCAATGTAGTCAGATATGGTGAGAGGCAGTGTTTCCTGCAATCCGTGCTGATAGCCGGGCTGCTGCAAAGGGCAGGAGTCAACGCCGGTGTGGTGATGGTCTATAAAAACATCCGAGGCGAGCAGACAAATAACGGTCATGCCGTGGTGCTGGTCAAACTGCCGGATAAAAAGGATATCATTGTCGACGCATCAGAGCCGGAGCCGTTCGCCCGTCAGCGCGGGCTTTTTGTCAGGACAATGGACTATCGTTACGTAGACCCCGTATATGAAGATAAATCCGACAAAATTCGCTGTTTCAAACCTTCATCGGGCAGCGGTAAGATCGAGACCGCTAGAGTAAAAACGCTCGATACGGCATTTCTTGATTCGCAGTTCTGGTATTACAGGGGCGAGCGCGCCAATGGAGGTCTGCTTGCGTCAAAGAAGACTCATGAAGGTCTGGAGAAATCAGCGAGGTGCTTCGAGACAAGCATGAAACGCTGCCCTCAAAACCCGCTCACTGTCTACATGCTTGGCCGGGTCTATCTGGATCAGGGACGCACCGCACTTGCGAGGCAAACGCTATACCGTGCGAAAAGCCTTTACATGAGGTTCGGCTGGGTACCCGAAGGGCTCAGAGTGTTCCTGGCTAAGGCTAGAGGCTGA
- a CDS encoding polysaccharide deacetylase family protein, with amino-acid sequence MRRNIGIFRTIFELILIVLLVISTAHKEVRTQSWRGEVIYRVPTKEKVCALTYDDGPHPKYTPEILAILKRYNVKATFFMIGRDMEKYPDVVKDVLEQGDVIANHTYTHPRNIEANTQAQVIKELEKCEDVIERMTGKRAHLFRPPRGMIDGMVFTIAEEEGYRTVLWTVCADHHDAPTPEAMAKRVIQHIRPGAVILAHDGSFPSRWKDVAATPLIIEELRKKGYRFVTVPELIEIGKNSSRPKSKRWPF; translated from the coding sequence ATGAGGAGAAATATCGGCATCTTTCGCACGATCTTCGAGCTTATACTGATAGTGCTGCTGGTAATATCGACCGCGCACAAGGAAGTGCGCACGCAGTCATGGCGAGGCGAGGTAATATACAGGGTCCCGACCAAGGAAAAGGTCTGCGCTCTCACTTATGACGACGGCCCGCACCCCAAATACACTCCCGAGATACTGGCTATTTTGAAAAGGTATAATGTCAAGGCTACATTTTTTATGATAGGCCGGGACATGGAGAAGTACCCCGACGTGGTGAAGGACGTGCTCGAACAGGGCGATGTGATCGCAAACCACACATATACGCATCCGCGCAACATAGAAGCCAATACCCAGGCTCAGGTAATAAAAGAACTCGAAAAGTGCGAGGATGTAATTGAGCGAATGACCGGCAAGCGCGCACATCTATTCAGGCCGCCGCGCGGGATGATTGACGGAATGGTCTTTACTATCGCTGAAGAGGAAGGTTATCGCACTGTGCTCTGGACAGTATGCGCAGACCATCATGATGCGCCGACACCCGAGGCAATGGCCAAGCGCGTGATTCAACATATACGCCCAGGGGCCGTGATACTGGCGCACGACGGTTCATTCCCCAGCAGGTGGAAGGATGTCGCGGCGACACCATTGATAATAGAGGAACTGCGAAAGAAAGGTTATCGCTTTGTGACCGTGCCTGAGCTGATCGAGATAGGCAAAAACAGCAGCAGGCCAAAGTCTAAGCGGTGGCCGTTTTAA
- a CDS encoding polysaccharide deacetylase family protein, whose protein sequence is MRNRLTAVCMFICMLFVLSNVNAFAKKKAVPVVANPLLVDAREHDTYWVHARTEAYKSVPELIAQHNEELSRGIARTLLMRGDPAKKQVALTFDDGPHPKYTPKILEILRRYNIKATFFLVGELAERNPALVKAEVGGGHNVGNHTYHHVNLTKIPSGYIATEIKACGLVLSKIIGRPPHLFRPPGGDYNDNVAQVAEALGYKLILWTDDPGDYASPGADVITQRIIEKVEPGGIILIHDGVKETIDVLPKVIQTLKDKGYEFVTIDEMMRGK, encoded by the coding sequence ATGAGAAATAGATTGACCGCAGTATGCATGTTTATATGCATGCTATTTGTTTTGTCGAATGTAAATGCATTTGCCAAGAAGAAAGCTGTCCCGGTGGTTGCGAACCCGCTGCTGGTAGATGCCAGGGAGCATGATACTTACTGGGTCCATGCCCGCACAGAGGCATACAAAAGTGTGCCGGAGCTTATCGCTCAACACAACGAGGAGTTATCGAGAGGAATAGCGCGGACGCTGCTGATGCGCGGCGACCCGGCAAAAAAGCAGGTTGCCCTTACATTTGATGACGGCCCGCATCCGAAATACACACCCAAGATACTCGAAATACTGCGGCGATATAACATAAAAGCAACGTTTTTTCTTGTCGGTGAGTTGGCGGAACGTAACCCTGCTCTGGTCAAAGCCGAAGTCGGCGGCGGCCATAATGTGGGTAACCACACATATCATCATGTCAATCTGACCAAGATTCCCAGCGGATACATAGCCACGGAGATAAAGGCCTGCGGGCTTGTCTTGAGTAAGATAATCGGCAGGCCGCCGCATCTGTTTCGTCCACCCGGCGGCGACTATAATGACAACGTGGCTCAAGTGGCAGAGGCTCTGGGTTACAAGCTGATTCTCTGGACTGACGACCCGGGCGACTATGCGAGCCCCGGCGCTGACGTTATCACACAACGCATTATAGAAAAGGTAGAGCCGGGCGGGATTATTCTCATCCATGACGGCGTGAAGGAGACTATAGATGTCCTGCCGAAGGTCATTCAAACCCTGAAAGACAAGGGTTATGAGTTTGTGACCATCGACGAGATGATGAGGGGCAAATGA
- a CDS encoding DUF5009 domain-containing protein, which produces MEQQIGSQQRRLVSLDAFRGLTILGMLLVNNIALDTATPSHLQHARWNNGVTFADMVFPWFLFIVGVAIPYAFASHKKKGLSTVRYYMRACNRMLALVFLGCLIDSSIAKTPLFDLGVLQLIGLAFFAAALLYSLPTVWRLVIAAAFLMAHWALIRFVPIPGVGSGVFSESQNIIKHINDVYLGAYHLSGLISVIPTSALVLIGTAVGDMLRRENIRPVRKVVYLLAGGLVLAGLGLLWNIDLPFNKPVWTPSYILFTAGWACGVLGVLYYMIDVLEWKAWAFPLVVYGSNAIVAYVLPIMVKVFVLWEWHWTCHNGSTLSIQTAFLRFFTMHTGKIAGGWLYTISYLAFWWLILLWLHHKRIYLRV; this is translated from the coding sequence TTGGAGCAACAGATTGGCTCTCAACAAAGACGCCTTGTATCACTTGATGCATTTCGCGGACTTACTATACTGGGCATGCTGCTGGTTAACAACATTGCCCTGGATACTGCTACGCCAAGCCATCTTCAGCATGCGCGCTGGAACAACGGTGTGACTTTCGCCGATATGGTGTTTCCATGGTTTCTGTTCATAGTCGGGGTAGCAATACCCTATGCATTTGCTTCACACAAGAAAAAGGGCCTCTCTACTGTTCGTTATTATATGAGGGCATGTAACCGAATGCTGGCATTGGTCTTTCTCGGCTGCCTGATAGACTCAAGCATTGCAAAGACGCCCTTATTCGATCTTGGAGTGCTGCAATTGATCGGTCTGGCGTTTTTCGCAGCGGCGCTGTTATATTCGCTGCCGACAGTCTGGAGGCTTGTCATTGCTGCCGCATTCCTGATGGCTCACTGGGCGCTTATCAGGTTTGTGCCGATTCCGGGTGTGGGCTCGGGAGTCTTCAGCGAGAGCCAGAATATCATCAAGCACATAAACGATGTGTATCTGGGAGCATATCACCTGAGTGGTCTGATCTCAGTTATACCAACCTCAGCGTTGGTGCTGATCGGCACCGCAGTCGGCGACATGCTGCGCCGCGAGAATATTCGCCCTGTGCGCAAAGTAGTATATCTGCTTGCCGGCGGGTTGGTTCTCGCGGGTTTGGGGCTGCTCTGGAATATTGATCTGCCATTTAACAAGCCTGTGTGGACGCCATCATATATATTGTTTACAGCGGGATGGGCATGTGGCGTGCTGGGTGTGCTATACTATATGATCGATGTACTTGAATGGAAAGCATGGGCATTCCCGCTTGTTGTCTATGGGTCCAACGCGATTGTTGCGTATGTGCTGCCGATCATGGTTAAAGTGTTTGTATTGTGGGAATGGCACTGGACCTGCCACAATGGGTCAACGCTTTCAATACAGACGGCGTTCCTTCGCTTCTTTACCATGCATACAGGCAAGATCGCGGGCGGATGGCTGTACACGATCTCTTACCTCGCATTCTGGTGGCTGATTTTGTTATGGCTGCACCATAAGCGTATATATCTGAGAGTCTGA
- a CDS encoding DUF5009 domain-containing protein produces the protein MDTCAQKQIGGRFLALDALRGLSVFLMLLVNNFGVGPDTPKFLMHAQWSGGVRLADFVFPWFLYCVGVAIPFSVASARKRAVPVWRYDLRSVRRVILLIALGVLVSSAAEHGLDFTLGTLALIGLSYAAGSLLYDLPAHRRAIIALLMLAAYWVVIKFLPNPGVHAGAFDEGRNIIHHINQKYLAPLNLDGLPLVIPTSALVMIGSLIGDLTRTDRISRNCKASVLAGCGAALVLAGYLWSFSIPFNKPLWTSSYVLFAAGTATIMLGIFHFAIDMRGRKIWAYPLLVFGSNAIVVYVAPIVFKSLVLHPVHISTGGWLRSLGYAAFWWIILWVLYRKRLFLKV, from the coding sequence TTGGATACATGCGCACAAAAACAAATTGGCGGCAGGTTTCTCGCGCTGGACGCTCTGCGCGGCCTGAGTGTTTTTTTAATGCTGCTGGTCAACAATTTCGGCGTCGGGCCGGATACGCCCAAATTTCTGATGCATGCACAGTGGTCGGGCGGCGTTCGACTTGCGGACTTCGTATTTCCCTGGTTTTTGTATTGTGTAGGAGTTGCGATACCGTTTTCAGTCGCATCTGCACGAAAACGGGCTGTGCCGGTGTGGAGATATGACTTACGCTCGGTCCGACGTGTTATATTGTTGATTGCATTGGGAGTGCTGGTAAGCAGCGCTGCTGAGCACGGCTTAGACTTCACACTCGGCACACTGGCCCTCATCGGACTCTCATATGCAGCCGGATCACTGCTTTATGATCTCCCTGCCCACAGAAGAGCGATTATTGCACTATTGATGCTGGCCGCATACTGGGTTGTGATCAAATTTTTGCCTAACCCGGGTGTGCATGCAGGCGCATTTGACGAAGGGCGCAACATCATCCACCACATCAACCAAAAATATCTCGCCCCGTTAAATCTCGATGGTCTTCCACTGGTGATCCCGACATCAGCTCTTGTGATGATCGGCAGTCTGATAGGTGACCTTACACGAACGGACAGAATCAGCCGGAATTGCAAGGCATCCGTTTTGGCCGGATGCGGTGCCGCGCTCGTCCTGGCTGGCTATCTCTGGAGCTTCAGCATACCGTTCAACAAGCCGCTGTGGACGTCATCATACGTGCTTTTTGCCGCAGGCACGGCGACTATTATGCTAGGCATCTTTCACTTTGCAATTGATATGCGGGGCAGGAAAATCTGGGCATACCCGCTTTTGGTTTTCGGATCAAATGCGATAGTAGTATATGTAGCGCCTATAGTTTTCAAATCGCTGGTGCTGCATCCCGTTCATATAAGCACAGGCGGCTGGCTGCGCTCCCTGGGCTATGCAGCATTCTGGTGGATCATACTATGGGTGCTTTATAGAAAGAGGCTCTTCCTGAAAGTATGA